AGGAAGAGCCGGCGCTTTTTGCGTAAAATTCTTCCGCGGGTTGTGCAGGCAGGGTTGGCGGAGGGTCGGAGGATTACGTTAATTTTGCAGCGTAGTTGAGTTTGGGGAATACGGCCATTCGCCTACGCGGCCGCTGGCCCCGTGGAGCGTGGCGGCGCGGCTGAGGAGACAATAACGGGAAcggggagcggggggcggcggcaggGGCACGGCGCGCCCGGGAGGGGGTCGGGAACGGCCCCCTCGGGTCGGCGAGCCCGCACGGGGCCGGTGGGTTTGGGTTATCCCTCcgcttttgtttttttttcctccttgtttttttttcccctggcagATCAGTAGGGGGATCTTGGCTCTGGGGCAGGACCAGGAGCGACAGCAGCCATGATGTTTGTGTTCGCCTGAGCGACAGGAGGCCGGGACAAAATGGCATAACGGGGCCCAAAATGGGATATGGTGGCAGTCCCGCATCACACACCCTTCACCATAGCTGTAGGATGGTCATAGCAGCCCctccagaaaataaactggTGGCTTAATTCACCGCATCGCCCACTGGTGTTACTGCCTACGATCAGTGGAATGTTTTGAAGTActcaaaggatgctgggcatgGCACGTGTTTATGGCTTGCTGGTGTTTGAGTTGCCACATCAACCCAAGGCTCCTAGCTAAAAAATAAAACGAGCCATGAGGTGATTAGGTGGCATAGGCCTTAAGTTATTGTGTGCTGTGCTGCTAGTAGCGCCTACCAACAAGCCGCTGGTAGGTCGGTCCTGGCACAAGAAGCCATGTCTGGCGGGTGGTCTGCATGCTCTAGCCAAACCCAGCCCTGGCCCAAACCACAGCCACACTATTGGCAGTGCTTTCTGGGCTATCAGATTATCAAAAATCAGTTCCTtggcagaagagaaagcaagtcCTTTTTACTTTCAGACCCTTGAAACAAATAACAGCCTGGAACAAGATGAAAACTGTTTACCATTTTAGTTTTACTTGCTGTGTATATGTATGGTATATGTGACAAAGTGAAAAGCAACCTTggtgcttaaaataaaatactggaaGAGGCTTGGACCTTTCTAAGTGGGTGGAAGGTAGTGGAGTGACCGTGTAGACGCCTGGTGCTTGGCCGTTCGGTATGGATGCCTGCTGTGGGAAAGACTGGTACATGAAAAGAACTAGATGTTACATGAAATAACAACAGCTGATCCATTCCTGGCCCTCTCAGATCAACCAAGCTCCCTGCTTTCGTCTCTCTAGACTTCTCTCCACAGTTAAAAATAGTGGAAAAATATCAGATATGTTAAGAAGCTACTTGAGGAAGGCAAACTCTCTAGCTCTGTCACAAGATGAACGCTGGCTAGAGCATCAGGCTTTTCTTGGATGAATTCCTGATCATCAATGCCTTTTTACTTCATGTTATCTTACATGCAATAGtaaatctaaatttaaaaattattatattggTGAGGACCAGCTCTCTAACCAGACACCAAAGTTAGACCCATTCTAATTAGCATTTTTATTCACGAGGACAAACTAAGGCCTTCCCTTAAAGCATCTAATATACAAATTGttgaatttatttcaaaacaagtaATTCCATGAGCATTGAAGGTAATGCAAACTGAATTGGTATGTTGTCCCCTGATCtcccatttctctttttcctccgGCTTCTTGGTTTGCCCCCCATGGCACACATCTCTGGCTAGTTTGGAGCCACACCTGTGCTGGCCGGCCTGTGGGCACGCTCTCCCAAGCCAAGTCTAAGTGCCTTTCCCTTGGTGCAAGTACAGGTGTCAGCCTCTCCCCCCTATCTAGccactgtttttgttttcttccactaCTTAATAACCATCATTAATATTCTTGCTTATATTAGGAGACTGACAGGGCAATTacacaaaatttttttctttagagaactagagaaaagattttaaaatgctgggTCTCATCCATCTGACTTCTCTCCTGAAGGATCAGTGAGAATACTGAGAGCAGGGTTTGATTCAAAGCACCAAACATAAGGGGAGCGCTGTTCTAAttcatcatctttatttttaacttcacgGTTTTAACACATTCTCTTCAAAAAGTagaaaatgctaaataaaaatacaaaaattaccTAGTCGAGATAAAAATAcccaaaaatgtatttttaaagtaacttgTTTGTCTACAGTACATGAGAGTCCGTCAAGTTCTTGGGCTgttcctcctgcccctgcctttTCCATCTATTTATGTCAATTTTATAATCGAGCTTATTCCAATCCTTTTCCACTTTACACTATTAAATTCTACCACATAGatgctttttttgaaagaaactaaaaaaaaaaagagtatattAATCTCATGTGAAAGGACAGCTTTGATTTTCACAGAATATAGGAAAAGGATTCTTTGAACAATTCACAAGCATATTTCTTAAACTTTTGTCTGCTGAAAGTTCAACTGAAAAATGAAGACCCTAGCTGAACCAAATTCTATTAAGATCAATTAAACTGAACTGTACAGAGTTTGTCCCAATGTCCTCCCAAAATATCTCAAACGGTTCcaagaagataaaaatgcagCCAGGCAGTCGGTGACCTTGCACAAATCTTCATCCCAACCACCCAGGTGGTTTTCAGCGGTACAATGACATTGGTTTCCTGCCTATTCTTTGGAGTCCCCAATCCCTCCAGCAGTTATTGCAAATGTGGCTTCATTTTCAGGCATCTCagggctgggggaaaaaagaaatcagaagcaaGGAACTTGTGGGTTTCCCCACATCAAATGCAGTTGTGAAACATTCCCCAAAACGTTGCAAGTGTAAGCAACCTGGAACATTTCAACATCTTTATACATAGGTGCAAACTGTAGAACGTGATCGATATTATCAAGATCAGAAAATATGAAATCCACGTCTTGGAAGATGACAAACACCAGGGAGTGGAACGGAGAAGGAAGGATTCTGTCTGTGCAAACTCTCATTTCAATTTCTTAGTTCCTGAGCAGGAACAGCGGTCTCCCCATGCAGTTCCACTGGGACAATTTTTAATGACTTGCGTCTGCCACAGCTTACCAGGTAAAGTGATACTAATTGGGTCAGCAAAACTTAGTGATTAACAGCTTGGGAATTTTCCTGCCAAGGGACCACCAGTCTTACTGAACTATTTGATGGTCTTCTTCAAGAGATGAGCATCTAGGAGGATTTTTGATGAAAGGTTACATAATTTAGTGTATGCAATATGCAAGACACCTTTAAGTCTGTTAATTAGCTTgtcttttcagattttctctcAACTTACCATCCCAAAACAGGGTTAGTTTGAAACCATGAATCAGCCATCAAGTTATTAAGTTTCAGGACTATGAACTTTGTCACCTTACAGTTGCTTATAACACAGCTTCCTTCCTGTGAAGGAAAGGTGATTTACCTGTCGTATATCTTTGCAATACGcagctcccctctccctttcctcaaGCTAATCCTGGTTGTTGAAGCATGAGCAAGGATGTGGCCCCCAATGGGCTTTTTGGGGTCTGCCTGAAAGCTAAATTAGCAAGAAAATTGTGATGATTCACTGTGCAAATTCAATTAGCTGTCAGATGAGGCATATTGAACTCAGTAATGAATAATAAATAGGTAAATATATCAAAAAGGGTCTTTAACACCCTTGCCTCAAGATAGGATGTTCAGGTGTTCGATGCTGGCATAATTCTCCTCTCATTGAATTCAAGAGGCTCAAGAAATACACACCTTAAACTTTATATAAAAGCTGCTCCAAAATAAAATGGGGTACTTTATTACTACTTTTTATGGCTGTTTCTCTTCATTCAAGTCACAGTGAAAGAAGCCATCACACCAGGCAGcagataaatgtaaaaaaaaactCATTACAAAAAACAAGAGAAACCTAAAGGTGTCATCAGTGAATGATTCACCATATCAGAGGGACCAATGACCAATGTGAACCTTCGTCTTGGAGCCTCTTACTCCACACAATCTCAGTTCTCATCTCTGTTACATATGTaatacaaaagagaagaaatggaaaaaaagagaaaaggtatCTTACGTCATAGTTGCTCCTGGATCAGCAGTCATCTGGTTGGTCACAAACACAGCCACGTTATATTCTGCAATAGAACACAATGCAAAGAAGGTGGACTATATCCAGTTAGAATTCCAAAATATTCTCCCATCCATGGTAAAAGCAAGGCTGCAGCTGAAGCACTTcacatttcaaatgaaagagaagcaaaTATTCTTTATGTCTGATGGCTGCAGTTAATCAGCAGACAGCCTGAATTTCCTCCTGCGTGACTTCAACTGTAGTACTTATGCAAAAAATGAGCGCTTTTCAGAATCCCACTGACCAAATCTTTCTCAGTTCCCATCTTCTCTGTTGGctccctcccctcagccccctcccctcctttgtCCGtttgcccctttttttttatttactgcgTAAAAAAACATTTACTCATTCCTTATTGATATTTCTGAGACATTCCAATGAGGAGGATCCCTATTCATCCTGTCATCATCCCTCAGAGCATTGCAAAGTACTGGGAGCATGGCAATGGGCACGGCTTTTTTATCTCTCTGTGCCGTCATCCTTTTTTCTGCCCTTCATGTTTCTCATGTATTTAGACTCAAAATTTGGGGAAGACAATTTCTCTTACTGGATATTTGTCCTGTTCTACAACTTATTCTCTCATTTAGGACTCTCTTAACAATATTTCTAGGAAAAGTTTAAATGTTCAATGGTTCTAAAGATTCCTTAACCTGTCATCCTGAAATAATATATGTTTGATATTTTTGTAACTGACAGAGGTGTGAAGTGAGGAATGATTCCTGGGACAGTGCCTGACTTGATGGTACACTCGGACTATGAGGTGGTTGTGCTACCAACACCTACCGTTTCAGTAACTCCAGTCCACGTTTTCCAGTTTTTGCAATGTCTCCCTTACCTTCTGATATTTTTTGGAGCCTTGACAGCATCTGAGCCAGTTTCTGTTGTCGTTCAGCCAACTCTCCACGACCACTGAAATCCACACGGAAAAGTGCCATTATGGAGTCAATGATCTGCGTTGCAATTATTCTAGATAAGTAAATATagtgaaagaaaataggaaaacgTATTCTGAAGGCAGTaagcatacaaaaaaaaattagtcttgTACCAATAGCTTGAAGATACCAGCTTCCTCATGGAACTTGGCTGCTACATAGTCAAGCAATTCCATCTGGTGTTCACCTGGTAGGAAGTACCGTTGCCAAATTAAATTAGGAGCAGAAAGAGTTCTGAAGCAACAAAagcctgaattttaaaattcactttaaaCATCGGCACTGTTTATATTTTCACTGCCAGCAGTTTCAAATCCAGTGCCCAGTAACACGCTACCTTTACAATAACCAGCAGTGCCTGCACTTCTGCCGGTTCCAGTTTCCACTTGCCTAACTAATAAAACTTATTTGTGAAAAGCTTCACGACAAAACTATGCATGAAGACAACTTTTTTGTTGTGTTAGGAACTGAAAATCAATATAAACATTTGAATTTAATGTTGAATCAAATGACACACAGAAATCGTGTTAATGATATTATTCATGTTCATATTGTACTCTCAAAGTAAAAGTCCCATTTAAAACTTCCTTGAAGTTTTAATGCAATGTCTTGTGACGGAGTGTGTTGGAGCTGTCCCGACAAAGTTCCATTCAAAAGATCATAGAGAATTTCTCAACAGCATTTATAGAATTAGCGTACATTCAAGAAATCGTGGTTACATTAATTGGTGCGTCTCTTACTGAGATGCTATGCTGACACCCGTCATAGACATGGCAGAGTTCACTTAATGTTGTGGcaaactgcaaaattttattgttTATGTAGTGCAGCTGAGCTGGAATACTTACAGGGAGCAGGTCTGCTCAGTGTACGAcaccagaaacagaaaatggaagcaaGCTCCTAACTTCTTTTGTTAGCAACAAAACATTCTTTATGATCCTCAGTGGGCAATCTCAGTTCATAAACTGAGAACTATTAAAATGGGAGCCttagagaaaaaacacagataCCATGCCAGTTGCAATAATGGTCTTACTAGTATATGCACGTGCGTACAGCACGTTGTCAAGTACTGCGTCGTGGTCAACATCGAAGCGATCAGCAATGTCACGAAGACGGTCTGGTCGGCTGACATTAGTCAAAGTTAAGGATTTCTCTTTGTACAAACCAtgctctgaaaataataaaactctgttccaaaacacagctatggaaaaataaggaagaatatttattttgatccTAGAGAAGACTGACTTTTTCTCTTCACACTGTCCCACGTACCCTAAAGATAGTTTAGGGCTCATGATGATAATTGTTTTGTGTTTAGGGTTTGAGGCAGGGAGGGTTGGTTGACATATGGATATCTGTGTTCTAGGAATTTAGCTGTGAGCAAAACCTATTTATACACAGTCTACCACAGATACGAAGTGTTAAAAATAGTGTTTAGTACTTGTATGAACTTCTCTTGAAGTAAACAGAAAAGCTTCTATCACTTGTATCATTATCAAGAAGGCATATTAGAtctcagaaaaaacagaataaaatctgCATCCTAACTCTAATTTTTCTAGGTTGGATTTCATCAAACGACAGAGAAAAAAGCCACCACCTGTGACACACACTCTGCTCTACAGGCTTTCTGTGTCAGTCATAATGTTTTACCTGTATGAAGCTATCTGGAGCCTCCTACTTGCTCAGAACAAAACGAAATGGCTTTCCAGTTCATCGTACCTGTAGCTTTCAACAGTCCAAAAGATACAAAGTGTTTTCAGTATCGATGAAGATAATCTTTCCACCCGTGTAGCCATTTGGTCCTGGAAGCTGAGCTGTCACTACAGTGAATCATAGACGATCAAAATGAAGAAgcaggggaaaatattttctgactccctttattattattttttaataaaatacaactACTTATCCGTATCACAAAGAACCACCAGTTTTAATCAATGTGGAAATCATGAGCATCTCAAGACGTACTGCCAGCCTGAGAAGCAACTCAAGCAGCTCACTTTTCTGGACCGGGGATCAGATGAGACTTAATTAATGGTGTCAGAATTGTGCTTTACTCAGTACCACCACCaaatctgtatatttttaattgaatatAGGTTAGGGCATTATTAATAGGTTCTTACGCACAAAGTGTCCTCTTAATCCTCTGCCCAAAGGAATGGTAGTGACTTAggctttttttccagctgtaactCATACGATCAAAAATTCTTTGGATATGAATTTTTCCTGATATGTGAATAGTTATTGATGGTGGGTTTAGTCTCTTTGGAGTGAATAAGCTAAAATACGCAATTCAGTTGTACTCATGCAAAAGGGAATGACTCTGCTGACCGTTAGACTGTACTAAATGGAAGAGGCCTTATTTTTCCAGAAGTTGCCATAATTCCTGTTATAGTATAGGGTTAATTTAAGGGAATGTTTGCCAACCCAGTCTCTGGTAACTATATTCCAGCAGCATTAATAGATgtgttattatttattactgttTACACATTTAGAGATATCTATCGCTGGGAAATCAGCGATATTTGCTGTATTTGGCACTGCCCAAATACAATGATTGCCAAAGTCTTTGTTTATCCAGTTACAGTCAGGCAGAAGTACCCTTCAGTGCCCTTTCAGAATGTCATATTCAAGAAAACCTCTTGAAACCAGGAAATTAAGAGTTGCTAAGAAAGAACCTTGCCTTTGCCCTATTCTGAACAATGCCCCTGTCTGCCTGTAACCTGTATTTgtgctctgcttttccagatGGTGTGTTTCACTGGTTTCTCCAAGACAGTCTATGATCGTCTCTCTCCTTATGGCAAAACTTACCTCGATGTCAGGTAAGCagtattaaaaagtaataatttataaGTTCCCTACTCAAAGATAATTAATGGAGATAAGAGTCACCAAGGTCTGCTTCACTGTATTTCTAAAGATCCTGACTTATCTCTATGTGTTTAATTCTGATACAGTTGTAAAGAATGGAGAAGAAACGGCTGTCTGTTTCAAGGGAGTACACCTACCACAAAGGGTGTGAGATAGCTGGGTTTTGCCTGTCCTGAACTCtgttaaataaagaaaaaagtcagggtttatttttctgagtttcCCAGATTCAGGAGTTACTGCAGTTAGGAACACTCTTACTTACCAAATTCACCTCTATCTCTACCTTTTTAAATCATTTAACCCCAATTTATAAATCATATTCTGTACAGTAGAAATGTGTTACATGAAtaacaaaatctgaaatgctttaatttgATCATACTGCACTGCTGAGgtcatttattcttttctgtgtaGAAGTTAAAACCACATGGCACCTATGTAAAAGCGTTAAGGGGGGGAGGCGGGGTAAGAAATGGTCGATTCCACTGACCTGGCCCATTTCATATTCAGTAAAATGATCATGGAGAAGCTTATGAGTTTACTCATCTCATTATATCAAATTACGTCAGTCTGCCATTTATCTTTTCTAAAGGGAAGAGTACTGTGCTTTATGAACTCTTACTGTTATTGAAGTGTTAACCACTAACTGATCAAATTTACTATAATAGTAGCTTATCTGTGATTTCAAAATCTTATACAAAATGCAATGTGTCCTAAGTGTGCAtaaatgaaataacttttgTGGCAGTTTTGTTACCGGAAAGGAACACAGACTGCATCAGGGAAATCTTTCCTATATGACATGTTACTAATAACGTTAATAATGCTATGTTGTACTGAGTCAGCATGCCCCAAGTCTAATGATTACTCAGCTCAAACTTAGTCTGCAAgcaaatgaagaggaaaaaagggaaaacactAAGCAAAGTGAATTCTTTCTTCTTACCCTCATGCAGGTACCGGTCTTTATGACTAGAGTGTGATAAATTTGATAGAAGTAATCCAGCTTGATTTAAAATCTAAACTCAGTTGCAATTCTTTGTTCAGTAATACTCATTTAACATGGGTTTCTCACCTCCAAAGGCCTCAGTGATTGCCATGCTTTCAATCCCACCACCCAGAAGTTTactggagaaagggagaggattATGATATAGTTAAACCCACAAAATcacaagaggaaagcaaaaaagagaaatttttgctactttaagaaaaattatttctgccttAAAGGCCTTCACTTGATGCATTAAGTGCAGGGCACTAAATGGTCACTGATTCATAAAGAATTAACTCTGTCTCATCCTTCTTTTCTCGGTGCAAGAAAAAGATGTATAGAAATCAttactggaaagaaagaaaagagaaaataccttTGAAAATATAACATTCCATAAAAATATCTCAAGGGAGGTCTTGAAGTCTTATAATTTTGATCTGAGGCCTGCAGGTTGTTTTGACTAGGTGAAAAAATTATGGTACGTTCAGGATTTCTGGATGCAAACACTGTTTATTTACAATGACTGTACAAAGTCCAGTTTCCCCTCAGAAAACgggttggttttgttgcttacTGATGCAGGCATCTTTGAGCCAACACTAGCTCCAAATGCAAAGTAACCTATGTGTCCTAGCtgaatatttgttcttttatatttttgtgaCTCATTAAAGGCAATAAATGTGATTATTGGAACAATTTGGACTAAGGAAGGATTTAAGCAGAGATCAGCTTACTCAAATTCCTGGCTGCCAGTAGTAATATGAAATACCATCTTCCGTTTTTCACTGTACTCAAAGGCGGTCAGGAAGCCTGGTTCCTAAGGAAGACCAAAGAGAACATGAGAGGTTTGTTTTAGCTTTAACCTGAAGGTAAAGTGCAATATCCCACACAAATATCTTCTCTGCACCCTAGCCTCATTTACACAGGTTGTGTATGAAAAGCACCACAGAGTTTGTCTGGTTGTTGTAAAGTATTATTCCTTTAGAATAACaagcagaataattttcaaaattatctcGATGATGTGGTGAAAAGATCTGTTAAGAGAAAAGTTGCACAGCATCTTGGAGAGGCCAGCATTAAGTTTAAACATCAGGAAAGTGACTGGCTTACAATAAGCTTGTTTGCGGCTTCTTTAATCTTGTCCACTTTggcctctgaaagccctttTATGTTGCACAGTGCCCGTCTTGTGGTCATCTGGATTCCTTTGATCGTGCAGATCCCAACTGACTTCAGTTTTTTAATATCTGCTACATTCTGTGAAGAAAGTACCTTTCTCTGAGTACCCGTGACAGTTAACAACTGGAAGGCGAAGTAAATAGCTGAAACACGTTTTGCTATACAttcatatgtgtgtgtgttttcaccAAGAAAGAAATAGATTTACAGTACTCTTTGTTATGATACcaacaacagaaaattttgaGTAATATCAGTATGAAGGATCATGGTGTAGAGACAACCTGGTGCTTTTGAGAGAGAGGTGTCTTAGGTCCAGTTGTACTTACTTGTCCCTGTTCAGTGCCAGTCTTTCTAGATCCAAGCTGGTAGTAAAGAAACAGTACGGATTATTTCAGATAGCGTGGAGCCCAACCTAGTAAAGCCTGCGACACTTAATCTGTCCTTGGTCCCTTCACACAGATAATCTGTAAAGATGATAATCTGGTCATGGATAATGGGGAGCTGAATTGCAAGGACCATTGGAAGCTGACTCTTAACTGCTGTGCTGTTTCTGCATGGTCACAGTATGTCCGGTTTAACACACATATATATCCTCCAGATCCAACCAACACTTTGGGCTGGAATGAGATTATTAGTTTTTCATAAATTGGGTACAGCATGACTTCGCCCTACTGACACATTTTGCCTTCTCTCACCTCATTTTATGATTCTGGCATCACTGGAAACTTAAAGGCAAGCAATAGATTACTCACAAGAAAACATACCATGTAAAAAGTTTGGGATAATGCTTCAATTTACCATCTCCAGccaagtttttttccttgaaaagaaCTATGAACTGGATGTGTCATCTATTTATCTAGATCGTGTGGGTGCATAAGACGTAAGAAGGGGGGAGCTACGCTAGAAATTAGTCATGTTCATTGGGAAGCTTATTTCTCATCCTGTGAGGTGTTTTGGATTATTACATTAATAGAGATGGATGAGGTAAAATCGGTCACGAATAAAAATGACTCTTCTACCCAAAAGAATGTAATAACCAGAAATATAAAAAGGATTGAGGTGGGTTATTGTGTTCTTCTATTAAGACAACAGACTACTCCTgcaaagagctttttttctAGACCAACAATTTAAACGCATTACCCTGCTTCTGCATTTCTCCAGTGGCTGTGTCTTTCTGGTCACATCAGCCTTAAGGCTGTTATGCATTAGAAGTCTCTGTGTGGTAAACCTGGTTGTGGAAGTTCCTGGTTTCTCCGAATCCAGAGATCGGGGTCACTGATTCACCTTTCACCAGCAGCTCATGTACCAACCAACGTCCTAGGATATACTCCTTCTTAGACTGTAGTTCAATACTACGAGGTGCTCCGCAGTACTCTTGGCTTAACATACTGACACACCTGCCCCCTAACACCAGCTGCTTGTCCTGATCCTCTCCCTTACATTGCAGCCCTGTCCTCCAGGTTGTACGCCTCTGAGGTGGAAGAGGGAGCAGACTGAgaatttacaaacaaaaaaactgaaCCACATTTTTTGTTGTGATAATTTGGGGACTAATTCTTTCACAAATACAGTTCACAGGGTGACTATAAGAACAGATGTGCCAGAAGAAGGGATAGCACACTCCAGTGGCAGGAGCACTCAGCAAAGGCTGCGGGGTCTCAGCACCTTAGTTCCTACCAAACGCTTTTGAACATCAAACCACAGCCTAGGCTGTGCTAATCAGACTCTCTTTGTGGCCACACTGTCAGATCTAGTAAATATGTCTCTCTCTACTCCTAGGAAAAAGATTCTAAACCCACAAAAACTATTTATttaagcaaattaatttaacaGATATGGGTCATCATATGTTTGTACAGAAATTTCAACTGGCACAGCTGAGAACAAAAACTTCCCCTGGGATATGAGAATAAtcacttggaagaaaaaaaaaaaaaaggagcaggaaaCCGTCATTACCCTCATTAAGCCAGAACAGCTTAAGtcattattctttattttcaagatCTTTCATACCTTATTATTGTTCTCTGCATACCATGCCTCATTTAATACTGACAGGCTAGTACAGCTCCCTTCCAGCTCATGAAGTCAGCCTCTTTGCTCAACTTgtaaaatttttaatacaggaatttgtgtattttttctatGTTGCCCCCTAGTTAGAGCTCCCAGTCTCATGATCCTTCCTCAGAACTCTTGTTAAAACTGTCAATGAATTGCCAATAAAAAAAGTTGACAATTATGCTGCTGACATGCTGAGCCCAGTAACTATAGTCCGGACTCATGCTGTCTCATTATGTCTGTGTCCTCCCTGTCTGTATCTGT
The Phalacrocorax aristotelis chromosome 1, bGulAri2.1, whole genome shotgun sequence DNA segment above includes these coding regions:
- the DMC1 gene encoding meiotic recombination protein DMC1/LIM15 homolog isoform X2, coding for MKTMEDQVVQEEPGYQDDEESFFQDIDLLQKHGINVADIKKLKSVGICTIKGIQMTTRRALCNIKGLSEAKVDKIKEAANKLIEPGFLTAFEYSEKRKMVFHITTGSQEFDKLLGGGIESMAITEAFGVTAQLPGPNGYTGGKIIFIDTENTFRPDRLRDIADRFDVDHDAVLDNVLYARAYTSEHQMELLDYVAAKFHEEAGIFKLLIIDSIMALFRVDFSGRGELAERQQKLAQMLSRLQKISEEYNVAVFVTNQMTADPGATMTFQADPKKPIGGHILAHASTTRISLRKGRGELRIAKIYDSPEMPENEATFAITAGGIGDSKE
- the DMC1 gene encoding meiotic recombination protein DMC1/LIM15 homolog isoform X3 — protein: MKTMEDQVVQEEPGYQDDEESFFQDIDLLQKHGINVADIKKLKSVGICTIKGIQMTTRRALCNIKGLSEAKVDKIKEAANKLIEPGFLTAFEYSEKRKMVFHITTGSQEFDKLLGGGIESMAITEAFGEFRTGKTQLSHTLCVTAQLPGPNGYTGGKIIFIDTENTFRPDRLRDIADRFDVDHDAVLDNVLYARAYTSEHQMELLDYVAAKFHEEAGIFKLLIIDSIMALFRVDFSGRGELAERQQKLAQMLSRLQKISEEYNVAVFVTNQMTADPGATMTPEMPENEATFAITAGGIGDSKE
- the DMC1 gene encoding meiotic recombination protein DMC1/LIM15 homolog isoform X1, encoding MKTMEDQVVQEEPGYQDDEESFFQDIDLLQKHGINVADIKKLKSVGICTIKGIQMTTRRALCNIKGLSEAKVDKIKEAANKLIEPGFLTAFEYSEKRKMVFHITTGSQEFDKLLGGGIESMAITEAFGEFRTGKTQLSHTLCVTAQLPGPNGYTGGKIIFIDTENTFRPDRLRDIADRFDVDHDAVLDNVLYARAYTSEHQMELLDYVAAKFHEEAGIFKLLIIDSIMALFRVDFSGRGELAERQQKLAQMLSRLQKISEEYNVAVFVTNQMTADPGATMTFQADPKKPIGGHILAHASTTRISLRKGRGELRIAKIYDSPEMPENEATFAITAGGIGDSKE
- the DMC1 gene encoding meiotic recombination protein DMC1/LIM15 homolog isoform X4, which translates into the protein MKTMEDQVVQEEPGYQDDEESFFQDIDLLQKHGINVADIKKLKSVGICTIKGIQMTTRRALCNIKGLSEAKVDKIKEAANKLIEPGFLTAFEYSEKRKMVFHITTGSQEFDKLLGGGIESMAITEAFGVTAQLPGPNGYTGGKIIFIDTENTFRPDRLRDIADRFDVDHDAVLDNVLYARAYTSEHQMELLDYVAAKFHEEAGIFKLLIIDSIMALFRVDFSGRGELAERQQKLAQMLSRLQKISEEYNVAVFVTNQMTADPGATMTPEMPENEATFAITAGGIGDSKE